The Akkermansia sp. N21116 genome includes a region encoding these proteins:
- a CDS encoding GtrA family protein, with translation MNVNVAYELSFVMNYYLSNYFTFKTKPDVKKGIGVIGSHLVNYGLHIVLLNVFLWIGVSQSLAPLFMYVRSTLF, from the coding sequence ATGAATGTGAATGTAGCGTATGAGCTAAGTTTTGTGATGAATTATTACCTGTCAAATTACTTCACATTCAAAACAAAACCAGACGTCAAGAAGGGAATCGGGGTTATCGGAAGCCATTTGGTGAACTATGGTCTGCACATAGTGTTGCTCAATGTATTTCTCTGGATTGGAGTCAGTCAGTCACTGGCCCCGCTGTTTATGTATGTCCGGTCAACTTTATTCTAG
- a CDS encoding tRNA threonylcarbamoyladenosine dehydratase: protein MTTPVDCFGGIGRLYGTPAYDYFRQARVAVIGIGGVGSWVAEALARSAVGTIILMDMDDICVTNTNRQLHALHSTYGTMKVDAMADRILDICPQTEVVRMACFYTEKNAKLLWEEHPDIVVDAIDSMASKSHLIASCYRQGIPVVTCGGAGGRRDVSMIRVDDIARTEGDPLLSRLRRILKHEYGMPFHEKKRKLGIPCVFSVEKPVYPTCDGGTSCQRDPGFHSRMACDAGFGSVSHITGTFGLMAAGEALRLLEKQSRKHGSSVEEASPSHGDPDSSDIEVPGNSNYCSKTSDGE from the coding sequence ATGACAACACCAGTGGATTGTTTCGGCGGGATCGGCCGTCTGTATGGCACCCCTGCCTATGATTACTTTCGTCAAGCCAGAGTTGCCGTTATCGGGATTGGCGGGGTAGGTTCCTGGGTAGCAGAAGCATTGGCACGCAGTGCCGTGGGTACCATCATCCTGATGGATATGGACGATATCTGCGTGACCAACACCAATCGCCAACTGCATGCTCTGCATTCCACCTACGGCACAATGAAAGTAGATGCCATGGCTGACCGTATTCTTGATATCTGCCCACAGACCGAAGTTGTGCGGATGGCTTGTTTTTACACGGAAAAGAATGCAAAACTTCTTTGGGAGGAACACCCTGACATTGTCGTAGATGCCATTGATTCCATGGCATCCAAATCTCACCTTATTGCTTCCTGCTATCGTCAAGGCATACCTGTCGTCACATGTGGTGGAGCCGGAGGGCGCCGGGATGTTTCCATGATCCGTGTCGATGATATCGCTCGGACGGAAGGGGACCCGCTGCTGTCCCGCCTTCGCAGAATTCTCAAACATGAATACGGAATGCCATTTCATGAAAAGAAACGCAAGCTGGGCATTCCCTGTGTTTTTTCAGTGGAAAAGCCTGTTTATCCCACCTGCGATGGAGGTACCTCCTGCCAGAGAGACCCCGGATTCCATAGTCGTATGGCTTGCGATGCAGGTTTCGGCTCCGTTTCCCACATTACGGGGACATTCGGACTTATGGCGGCCGGGGAAGCCTTGCGACTGTTAGAAAAGCAATCCAGGAAACACGGATCATCGGTAGAAGAGGCATCTCCATCGCATGGCGATCCGGATTCCTCTGACATTGAAGTTCCCGGGAACTCCAATTATTGTAGCAAAACTTCCGACGGAGAATGA
- a CDS encoding TIGR00282 family metallophosphoesterase has protein sequence MLTILFVGDIVGEPGRKAFMHMLPELKHEFGVDVTIANAENAAAGRGLTPKLAQELLSAGADVLTTGDHVWDQPELAPWLQLGDAKVLRPLNYPEGTPGNGSIVLDTPKGRVAVMQLQGRSFIQPPLENPFQLGESEAIRLREEEKANIIFVDIHAETTSEKVSTGYNLDGLVSAVIGTHTHVQTADEIILEQGTAYLTDAGMCGPSIGVLGRERESIIKRFRTSMPAKFPVAGWPVRLCGAVIRVDEQTGKALDIVRIQRMVEKSDLHAS, from the coding sequence ATGCTTACAATCCTGTTTGTTGGGGATATCGTCGGGGAACCCGGACGCAAGGCCTTCATGCATATGTTGCCGGAACTTAAGCATGAATTTGGCGTGGATGTAACGATTGCCAACGCTGAAAACGCTGCTGCCGGTCGTGGACTGACTCCCAAGCTGGCTCAAGAACTTTTGTCGGCCGGTGCCGATGTATTGACTACCGGGGACCATGTTTGGGATCAGCCCGAATTAGCTCCTTGGCTCCAGTTGGGGGATGCGAAAGTTCTACGTCCTCTCAACTATCCTGAAGGTACGCCCGGAAACGGTAGCATCGTTCTGGATACGCCGAAGGGCAGGGTAGCCGTCATGCAACTTCAAGGGAGGTCTTTCATCCAGCCTCCACTGGAGAATCCTTTCCAACTGGGGGAATCGGAAGCCATTCGCCTGCGTGAGGAAGAAAAAGCGAACATTATCTTCGTAGATATACACGCGGAAACAACTAGTGAAAAAGTCTCTACCGGTTACAACCTGGACGGACTGGTCTCTGCCGTCATAGGAACCCATACCCATGTCCAGACAGCAGACGAAATCATTTTGGAACAGGGGACGGCTTACCTGACGGATGCCGGCATGTGCGGCCCTTCCATCGGTGTCTTAGGGAGGGAAAGGGAATCCATTATCAAGAGATTCCGCACTTCCATGCCGGCCAAGTTTCCCGTCGCCGGATGGCCTGTGCGCCTTTGCGGAGCAGTCATTCGCGTAGATGAACAGACAGGAAAAGCCTTGGATATCGTACGCATCCAGAGAATGGTAGAAAAATCCGACCTGCATGCCTCATGA
- a CDS encoding universal stress protein: MKKVLVAIDFSDASDQVVEKLAHLVCSQENTIVYLLHILEPSICYEVTGVLPDDIPYPVLDTEERTVIRLSASKYLHTYAEKLHQLSGVQVEEIISDEFEVGESIIHYAQEHEMDLIVLGKHGRGFLESVLVGSVATSVVRNSPLPVLVIPVAKKKK; encoded by the coding sequence ATGAAAAAAGTACTTGTTGCCATTGATTTTTCGGATGCCTCTGACCAGGTGGTGGAAAAACTCGCCCATTTGGTTTGCTCGCAGGAAAACACGATCGTATATTTGCTCCATATCCTGGAACCCAGTATTTGCTATGAAGTGACGGGAGTGCTGCCGGACGATATCCCGTATCCTGTTCTTGATACGGAGGAACGTACCGTGATTCGTTTGAGTGCTTCGAAATACCTTCACACCTATGCGGAAAAACTTCATCAGCTCTCCGGTGTCCAGGTGGAAGAAATTATCAGTGACGAATTTGAGGTGGGTGAATCCATCATCCATTACGCCCAGGAACATGAGATGGATCTAATCGTCCTCGGTAAACATGGTCGTGGTTTCTTGGAAAGCGTTCTGGTGGGCAGCGTCGCCACATCCGTTGTCAGGAATTCCCCCTTGCCCGTGCTGGTGATTCCCGTCGCCAAAAAGAAGAAATAA
- the htpG gene encoding molecular chaperone HtpG translates to MSTSTHTFQAEVRQLLDIVIHALYSDREIFIRELVSNSSDALEKLRLVQLKNEEIYQPDKALDISVTTDEEKRTITIADTGIGMTRDDLVENLGTIAHSGTKKFLEALKNAEGNADLIGQFGVGFYSSFMVADKVEVYTRTWHPQGEGLVWTSDGREGYTIDTAENVDRGTRIVIHLKEEYADFAKEYRVREILTRYSNFVPFPIEFKGERLNTVQAIWTKSKSDIKPEEYDEFFQFIAHTDEKPLSYMHFSADAPIALNALLFIPKENPESFGFGRVEPNVALYCRRVLIDSKPEGLLPEWLRFLHGVVDSEDLPLNISREMLQDNSLIRKINDILTKRFLKHLEKLAKDHPDTYSDFYSKFSRFMKEGVVTAWAYKETLGKLLRFESTFTEPGKTTSFEEYVSRMKEDQKDIYVLTGESRGMIEASPYLEAFKAHGFEVAFFTDHGDQFVLDSLSSIDGKPLKAIDRSDVTLPDSGTTSTEGDLPENEASSLQEWLEKLYEGKFGKITFGKRLVSGAAVALHGADDMNNELREYMKAMGQEVPESHPQIELNPKNDLVHRLATLRTEDPDLAKLVADQITNTALLRAGMLTNPADMAQSSQALLEKLLLNKKD, encoded by the coding sequence ATGAGTACTTCAACACATACATTCCAGGCAGAAGTCCGGCAGTTGCTGGACATCGTCATCCATGCTCTTTACAGCGACCGTGAAATCTTCATCCGCGAGCTGGTATCCAACTCATCCGATGCACTGGAAAAACTTCGTCTCGTCCAGCTCAAGAACGAGGAAATCTACCAACCGGACAAAGCTCTGGATATCTCCGTCACTACTGATGAAGAAAAACGTACCATCACTATCGCCGACACCGGGATTGGCATGACTCGCGACGACCTTGTCGAAAATCTCGGCACCATCGCCCACTCCGGTACCAAAAAATTCCTCGAAGCCCTGAAGAACGCCGAAGGCAATGCCGACCTTATCGGCCAGTTCGGTGTCGGGTTCTACAGTTCTTTCATGGTTGCCGACAAGGTGGAAGTCTACACGCGTACCTGGCATCCCCAGGGAGAAGGCCTCGTCTGGACCAGCGACGGACGCGAAGGATATACCATCGACACCGCTGAAAATGTCGACCGCGGCACTCGGATCGTCATCCACCTCAAAGAGGAATATGCCGATTTCGCTAAAGAATACCGAGTCCGCGAAATCCTCACCCGATATTCCAACTTTGTCCCCTTCCCCATCGAGTTCAAAGGGGAACGTCTTAACACCGTCCAGGCCATCTGGACCAAGTCCAAGTCCGACATCAAACCCGAGGAGTACGACGAATTCTTCCAATTCATTGCCCACACCGATGAGAAACCCCTCTCCTACATGCATTTCAGCGCCGATGCCCCCATCGCCCTGAATGCCTTGCTCTTCATTCCCAAGGAAAATCCGGAAAGCTTCGGTTTCGGACGCGTTGAGCCCAATGTCGCCTTGTATTGCCGACGCGTACTTATCGACTCCAAGCCGGAGGGGTTGCTGCCCGAGTGGCTCCGCTTCCTCCACGGTGTCGTGGACAGCGAAGACCTCCCCTTGAACATTTCTCGCGAAATGCTCCAGGATAATTCCCTGATTCGCAAAATCAACGACATCCTCACCAAGCGTTTCCTCAAACACCTGGAAAAACTTGCCAAAGACCACCCCGATACCTATAGCGACTTCTACTCCAAATTCTCCCGGTTCATGAAGGAAGGAGTAGTCACTGCCTGGGCTTACAAAGAAACTCTCGGGAAACTCCTGCGTTTCGAATCCACTTTCACCGAACCCGGAAAAACAACCTCGTTTGAAGAATACGTCTCCCGCATGAAGGAGGACCAGAAGGATATTTACGTCCTCACCGGAGAATCCCGTGGAATGATCGAAGCCAGCCCCTATCTCGAAGCTTTCAAGGCTCACGGGTTCGAAGTCGCTTTCTTCACCGACCACGGCGACCAATTCGTTCTGGATTCCCTGTCCAGCATCGACGGCAAACCCCTCAAAGCCATTGACCGTTCCGATGTTACTCTTCCTGACAGTGGCACAACCTCGACGGAAGGAGATCTGCCTGAAAACGAAGCAAGTTCCCTTCAGGAATGGCTGGAAAAACTCTACGAGGGTAAATTCGGTAAAATCACGTTCGGCAAACGCCTCGTCTCCGGTGCCGCCGTCGCTCTCCATGGCGCCGACGATATGAACAATGAACTGCGGGAATACATGAAAGCCATGGGACAGGAGGTTCCGGAATCCCATCCGCAGATTGAGCTCAACCCGAAAAACGACCTTGTCCACCGTCTCGCAACCCTCCGTACGGAAGATCCCGATCTGGCCAAGCTTGTTGCAGACCAAATCACCAACACAGCCCTGCTCCGCGCCGGTATGCTCACCAATCCTGCAGACATGGCGCAGTCTTCCCAAGCACTCCTCGAGAAACTCCTTTTGAACAAGAAGGACTAA
- a CDS encoding ankyrin repeat domain-containing protein → MPQEENDSIFMFDPDKDWTDEPTQEDEGEMTELGAACLFYSIDEIRQLLDQGEDVDGRDPEGFTPLMLMCEEGDEENCEEVVRLLLERGAKVNVRSKEGTTPLMLACRSARRGIVRLLLDQGAIFEARDDSGFTALMYACIGGDVEIVRMLLKQGADLNDREDEGVTPLMCASISENMEMIDFLLDLDADVNETEQEGGRVLLTACRLGNVELIQRFLDAGADIDIRNVDGLTPLMMACKSKNIDAVRLVLGLGVDVDAADNNGVTSLMMACSLSAANIVHALCDCGADWKIRDKRKRSVLMYASEGGSHAIVKYLVDQGAEVNDSDVDGDTALMYSCNQGFVGVTRVLVSRGAELNVKNIEGMTPLMFACEEGNRETVQLLISHGADAAAQDIAGDTAAVYAERFGHPELIKLLSPKKKK, encoded by the coding sequence ATGCCCCAAGAAGAGAATGATTCTATCTTCATGTTCGATCCCGATAAAGATTGGACGGATGAACCGACCCAGGAGGACGAAGGAGAAATGACGGAGCTGGGTGCCGCATGCCTTTTCTATTCCATAGATGAGATCCGGCAGTTGCTTGACCAAGGAGAAGATGTCGATGGACGAGATCCCGAGGGATTCACTCCTTTGATGCTTATGTGCGAAGAAGGAGATGAAGAGAACTGTGAAGAAGTTGTACGCCTCTTACTCGAGCGCGGCGCCAAGGTTAATGTCCGCAGTAAAGAAGGCACTACACCTTTGATGTTGGCTTGTCGGAGTGCTCGGAGGGGTATCGTTCGTCTTCTTCTGGATCAAGGAGCCATTTTCGAGGCTCGTGACGATAGCGGTTTTACTGCGCTGATGTATGCCTGTATAGGCGGAGACGTCGAGATTGTTCGCATGCTTCTCAAGCAGGGGGCAGATCTGAATGATCGTGAAGACGAAGGTGTTACTCCTCTGATGTGCGCCAGCATTTCTGAAAACATGGAAATGATCGATTTTCTCCTCGACCTGGATGCCGATGTGAATGAAACGGAACAGGAAGGCGGTAGAGTTTTGTTGACTGCCTGCAGGCTGGGCAATGTGGAGCTTATCCAAAGATTTTTGGATGCGGGGGCGGATATTGATATTCGGAATGTTGATGGATTGACTCCTTTGATGATGGCCTGCAAGAGCAAGAATATAGACGCCGTCCGCCTGGTCCTCGGTTTGGGAGTAGACGTAGATGCTGCCGATAACAATGGCGTCACTTCCTTAATGATGGCTTGTTCTCTGAGCGCCGCGAATATTGTGCATGCCCTTTGCGATTGTGGCGCAGACTGGAAGATCCGTGACAAACGCAAACGATCTGTCCTGATGTATGCCAGTGAAGGCGGTAGCCATGCCATCGTGAAATACTTGGTTGATCAAGGGGCGGAAGTCAATGATTCCGATGTCGATGGGGACACCGCCTTAATGTATTCCTGTAATCAGGGTTTCGTTGGAGTAACCCGTGTTTTGGTTTCCCGAGGTGCCGAATTGAACGTCAAGAACATTGAAGGAATGACTCCTTTGATGTTTGCTTGTGAAGAAGGCAACCGTGAAACGGTCCAATTGCTTATTTCCCATGGTGCTGATGCCGCTGCACAGGATATTGCTGGTGATACCGCAGCTGTCTATGCTGAAAGATTCGGTCACCCCGAACTTATCAAACTCCTTTCTCCCAAAAAGAAAAAGTAA
- the ybaK gene encoding Cys-tRNA(Pro) deacylase: protein MPKNKDKEIKTNVMRILDGWSVDYRYYTYECGEFIDALHTARSLNQPPEKLYKTLVTEGAPRQYYVFVIPIAMELDLKKAARVVGTKSLAMIPVKDINFVTGYIRGGCTSIGMKKKYPTVIDSSANHRKSIIVSGGRIGLQIELAPEDLLRVTSAQFADVVAGTISVGEMEKSQSGE from the coding sequence ATGCCTAAAAACAAGGATAAGGAGATCAAAACCAATGTGATGCGCATCCTGGACGGATGGAGTGTCGACTATCGGTATTACACGTATGAATGCGGAGAATTCATTGATGCTCTTCATACGGCACGTTCTCTCAATCAACCTCCGGAAAAACTCTACAAGACTCTCGTAACGGAAGGTGCTCCCCGACAATACTATGTTTTTGTCATCCCGATTGCCATGGAACTGGATCTGAAGAAAGCAGCCCGAGTTGTCGGTACCAAATCGCTTGCCATGATTCCCGTCAAAGACATCAACTTCGTGACTGGGTATATCCGGGGAGGTTGTACGTCAATCGGAATGAAAAAGAAGTATCCCACAGTGATCGATTCTTCGGCAAATCATCGTAAGTCGATTATTGTTAGCGGTGGACGGATCGGTTTGCAGATTGAACTTGCTCCGGAAGATTTGCTCCGTGTTACCAGTGCTCAATTTGCCGACGTTGTCGCTGGAACAATCAGTGTGGGAGAGATGGAAAAATCGCAATCCGGGGAGTGA